In Acaryochloris marina S15, a single genomic region encodes these proteins:
- a CDS encoding DUF4129 domain-containing protein, producing the protein MASTIPLISAVSQFDQAIWQAENSVRQTREWVEFQWQRLGHWVLGNEAANLNTPPWWGDILLWIARGLAVLIVLWVLRTLYQQLKGWRRWFSKKIALSDAIQQPLISDLTTVQDWLQQAVQAQTEGDYANGCRALYMALLLRLEETGWIYRDRAFTNQEYLRRLESQWVLKAKPTRLQATWRQIFQVHDASYYGAASVTPETFQSCQQAYKTLDGELDQPHEVSS; encoded by the coding sequence ATGGCTTCTACCATACCCTTAATCAGTGCTGTGAGCCAGTTTGATCAAGCGATCTGGCAAGCTGAAAATTCCGTTCGACAAACCAGAGAATGGGTTGAGTTTCAATGGCAACGTTTAGGACACTGGGTGTTGGGCAACGAAGCAGCTAACCTGAATACACCGCCTTGGTGGGGCGATATTCTGCTATGGATTGCCCGGGGACTGGCAGTGTTAATTGTCCTCTGGGTTTTACGAACCCTCTATCAGCAACTCAAAGGCTGGCGACGCTGGTTTTCTAAAAAAATTGCCCTGAGCGATGCCATTCAACAGCCTCTTATTTCAGACCTAACTACCGTTCAAGATTGGCTGCAGCAAGCAGTCCAGGCTCAAACTGAAGGGGATTATGCCAACGGCTGCCGTGCCCTTTATATGGCCTTACTGCTGAGGTTAGAAGAAACTGGCTGGATCTACCGCGATCGTGCCTTTACAAACCAGGAATATTTGCGACGATTAGAATCTCAATGGGTTTTGAAGGCTAAACCTACCCGTTTACAGGCAACTTGGCGGCAGATTTTTCAAGTCCATGATGCGTCCTACTATGGAGCTGCATCTGTTACTCCTGAGACTTTCCAGTCTTGTCAGCAAGCCTATAAGACGTTAGATGGAGAATTAGACCAGCCCCATGAGGTCAGTTCATGA
- a CDS encoding DUF4350 domain-containing protein, whose translation MTQTAQSSPTRITPRQGPGKRWVWAILAAAILLILLFINAPNQQDGSTYSRSNKGYRGWYDFMIAQGYSIDRWQKPYSELQGQNQTLIRITPSLEKAREQDPLWDSFDSWVEQGNTAILLTWDGSVTAASFSSDLTSEAGPVRIDTARRRKKLGSVYQSRLDDDYGSVVWSQSLGKGQVIFATYPWIGANIYADQPGNYPFLQQLVPESGTIWMDERLHGYRDNPNQDAEDARKAENVWQFFAQTPVAAMAAQLVLLILIWIWGHNHRFGLPLRLPQESKDNSQQYIQALAGTLNHAHQRELVLTQLSQYLRQSLSQRLGLTNGPKGQLPPDIALANQWATSTGRNDQELLELLQQSSQQSITDRTLLAWVNKADAILQDLP comes from the coding sequence ATGACCCAAACGGCTCAATCCTCCCCCACCCGTATTACCCCCAGACAAGGGCCGGGGAAACGATGGGTATGGGCAATCTTAGCCGCAGCAATTTTGCTAATTCTGCTGTTTATCAATGCACCCAATCAGCAAGACGGATCAACCTACAGTCGATCCAATAAAGGCTACCGAGGTTGGTATGACTTTATGATCGCACAAGGCTACTCCATCGATCGCTGGCAAAAACCTTATTCTGAGCTACAAGGCCAGAATCAAACCTTGATTCGCATTACCCCCAGTCTAGAGAAAGCCAGGGAGCAAGACCCTTTATGGGACAGTTTTGACTCATGGGTGGAGCAAGGAAATACGGCCATTCTCTTAACCTGGGATGGCTCCGTGACTGCTGCCTCATTTAGTAGTGATCTCACCAGTGAAGCCGGTCCAGTTCGCATTGACACAGCTCGACGTAGAAAAAAGCTGGGTTCTGTATATCAAAGCAGGCTGGATGATGACTATGGCAGTGTGGTGTGGTCACAGTCATTGGGTAAAGGTCAGGTGATTTTTGCCACCTACCCTTGGATTGGGGCCAATATTTATGCGGATCAGCCTGGAAATTATCCCTTTCTGCAACAGTTGGTGCCTGAGTCAGGGACGATTTGGATGGATGAACGGTTACATGGCTATCGCGACAACCCAAATCAGGATGCAGAAGATGCTCGCAAGGCTGAGAATGTCTGGCAGTTTTTTGCCCAAACCCCTGTCGCCGCCATGGCAGCTCAATTGGTCTTGCTGATCTTGATTTGGATTTGGGGACATAATCATCGCTTTGGCTTACCCTTGCGTCTTCCTCAAGAGTCCAAAGACAATAGCCAGCAATATATTCAAGCGCTAGCGGGCACCCTAAATCATGCCCATCAACGAGAACTCGTCCTCACCCAGCTCAGTCAGTATCTGCGACAATCCTTATCCCAACGTTTAGGTCTTACCAATGGGCCGAAAGGGCAATTACCTCCTGATATAGCTCTAGCCAATCAGTGGGCAACATCTACTGGACGGAACGACCAAGAATTATTAGAGTTATTACAACAATCCAGCCAGCAATCCATAACCGATCGGACACTGCTAGCTTGGGTCAATAAAGCCGACGCTATTTTGCAGGATCTCCCTTGA
- a CDS encoding MoxR family ATPase: protein MNQSFKQLQQQLSQIVIGQDSIVEGLLIALLAEGHVILEGVPGTAKTLIVKLLATLISADFRRIQLTPDVLPADILGTNIFDFNSKSFTLSKGPIFTQILLADEINRTPPKTQAALLEAMEERQVTLDGKTIALSKLFWTIATQNPLEFEGTYPLPEAQLDRFLLKLVVSYPGKAAEQQMLHNVLSGFEARELKQMPLKPVITVDQVLEARQQVRRIRVEGQVLDYLLELVMASRQQTELMLGASPRAAVGWLRAAQAHAWLAARDFVTPDDVKTMAASLLQHRLILKPEAQLDGVSMDQVIQTLLTRVPVPR from the coding sequence TTGAATCAATCCTTTAAACAACTGCAACAGCAGCTTAGCCAAATCGTCATCGGTCAAGACTCTATCGTCGAAGGACTGCTGATTGCTCTGCTGGCAGAGGGACATGTCATCCTTGAAGGGGTCCCAGGGACAGCCAAGACCCTAATTGTTAAACTGCTGGCTACGCTGATTAGTGCAGATTTTCGACGTATTCAACTCACCCCAGATGTCTTGCCAGCGGATATTTTGGGGACTAATATTTTTGATTTCAATAGCAAAAGCTTTACCCTCAGCAAGGGCCCGATTTTTACCCAAATCCTGCTGGCAGATGAAATCAACCGTACGCCACCCAAAACCCAGGCGGCCTTGCTCGAAGCAATGGAAGAGCGGCAAGTCACTTTGGATGGTAAGACCATTGCCCTGTCCAAGCTATTTTGGACGATTGCCACCCAGAACCCCCTAGAGTTCGAAGGAACTTATCCATTACCCGAAGCCCAGTTAGACCGATTTTTGCTAAAGCTAGTGGTCTCCTATCCAGGCAAAGCCGCCGAACAACAGATGCTCCATAATGTCCTCAGTGGCTTTGAAGCGCGAGAGTTAAAGCAAATGCCCCTTAAGCCTGTGATTACCGTTGATCAAGTCCTAGAGGCACGGCAACAGGTGCGTCGGATCCGGGTAGAAGGCCAAGTACTCGATTATTTGCTAGAGCTGGTGATGGCAAGCCGACAACAAACTGAACTGATGTTAGGGGCCTCACCCCGGGCGGCAGTGGGGTGGCTACGGGCTGCCCAAGCTCATGCTTGGCTGGCGGCTCGGGATTTTGTGACGCCGGATGATGTGAAAACGATGGCGGCATCTCTCTTACAACATCGCTTGATCCTGAAACCCGAAGCCCAACTAGATGGTGTATCCATGGATCAAGTGATTCAGACTCTGCTGACCCGCGTCCCTGTACCCCGATGA
- a CDS encoding DUF58 domain-containing protein, with product MTNAPQSEFISPFHRQSDPVVQPPAKPGPPQPTVPHLLPTSRLYLVLGLGLLIPLGLAWIPEDGIEVGWVAMLLFNIVVLIATWIDYQRSQRWDIQVTRHCDPRLSIGRDNPIHLTVTVGSGPGKARQAQLHLRDSYPPDFQADQDRLILQIAPHTETDVTYHVFPPQRGAFQWQGLTLRLLSPQGLAWTAWQIPIETEVDVYPDLMGLRLLSVRLSLEAAGGLRRRQRTLGGTEFAELQEYNQGDDLRLIDWKATARRGHPLVRVCEPERDQPLLILLDRGRLMTAQVAGLKRFDWALNATLSLAMAGLRRGDRVGVCVFDNDIHTWIPPQSGNSYLSRILEQVYNLEPVMTESDYVAVASRVLSQYTRRALVVLLTDIVDAIASSELLTAMARLSPRFLPFCVALRDPQVDSQAHQSLALTQTANDLQVQRLYEQAVALDLLHQRSVAFAQLQQQGVLVLDAPAPSISEQLVDRYLLLKARNRL from the coding sequence ATGACTAACGCTCCTCAGTCCGAGTTTATTTCTCCCTTTCATCGGCAATCCGATCCGGTGGTGCAACCGCCAGCAAAACCCGGTCCCCCTCAACCCACCGTTCCCCATTTATTGCCAACGTCTCGTCTGTATTTGGTGTTAGGACTGGGACTGCTCATTCCCTTAGGTTTAGCCTGGATCCCAGAAGATGGCATTGAGGTAGGCTGGGTGGCCATGCTCTTATTCAACATTGTGGTGTTGATTGCGACCTGGATCGATTATCAGCGATCCCAACGGTGGGACATTCAAGTCACTCGCCATTGTGACCCTCGTCTATCTATTGGCCGGGATAACCCCATTCACTTAACCGTGACCGTTGGATCTGGCCCTGGCAAAGCCAGACAAGCCCAACTACACCTGAGAGATAGCTATCCTCCCGACTTTCAGGCTGACCAGGATCGACTGATTCTTCAAATCGCCCCACACACCGAAACTGACGTTACTTATCATGTGTTTCCCCCACAACGGGGAGCCTTTCAATGGCAAGGCTTGACCTTACGGCTACTTAGCCCTCAAGGGTTAGCCTGGACAGCTTGGCAAATCCCCATTGAGACTGAGGTGGATGTCTACCCTGACTTAATGGGACTGCGATTACTATCTGTGCGCTTGAGTTTGGAGGCAGCAGGCGGCTTACGTCGACGTCAGCGCACCTTAGGAGGAACCGAATTTGCCGAATTACAAGAGTATAACCAAGGCGATGATCTGCGGCTGATTGATTGGAAAGCCACGGCTCGTCGGGGGCATCCCCTGGTTCGCGTCTGTGAACCTGAGCGAGACCAGCCCCTACTGATTTTGCTAGATCGGGGCCGACTGATGACAGCCCAGGTCGCAGGTCTGAAGCGGTTTGATTGGGCTTTAAATGCCACCTTATCTTTGGCAATGGCGGGTCTACGGCGGGGCGATCGCGTCGGCGTCTGTGTGTTCGACAATGACATTCACACCTGGATCCCCCCACAATCGGGAAATTCCTATCTATCTCGGATTCTGGAACAGGTGTATAACCTGGAACCAGTGATGACGGAATCGGACTATGTGGCCGTTGCCAGTCGGGTGCTCAGCCAGTATACTCGGCGGGCTTTGGTGGTTTTGCTAACGGATATTGTGGATGCGATCGCATCTAGCGAACTCCTAACGGCCATGGCTCGTCTATCCCCGAGATTTTTACCCTTCTGCGTTGCCCTCCGGGATCCCCAAGTCGATAGTCAAGCCCATCAGTCTTTGGCGCTGACCCAAACAGCCAACGATTTACAGGTTCAGCGATTATACGAACAAGCCGTTGCCTTAGACTTACTGCATCAGCGATCCGTTGCCTTTGCCCAACTTCAACAGCAGGGCGTCTTAGTCTTAGATGCCCCTGCCCCTAGCATTAGTGAGCAATTGGTGGATCGGTATCTCTTGCTAAAAGCCCGTAATCGTTTGTAG
- a CDS encoding tetratricopeptide repeat protein produces the protein MMSAYTKGREAFEHGYYRESVESLVQAIALVNRNSPLDGEMQMWLVTAYQAAGQQQEAISLCRKLQMHGHWETRKQSKRLLYILEAPQLEKKSEWLTQIPDLSEVNEEDVKERMGVGNFSPSVTKLRPTEPEPIDWSQVDTKESNIVWVALIALLLVLGSLVWLG, from the coding sequence ATGATGAGCGCCTACACCAAAGGTCGTGAAGCCTTTGAACATGGTTATTATCGAGAATCTGTAGAATCCCTAGTACAAGCCATTGCCTTGGTCAATCGAAACTCCCCCTTGGACGGCGAAATGCAAATGTGGCTGGTGACCGCCTATCAAGCTGCGGGACAACAGCAAGAGGCCATTAGTCTATGCCGAAAACTTCAGATGCATGGTCACTGGGAAACTCGTAAACAAAGCAAGCGGTTGCTTTACATCTTGGAAGCACCGCAGCTGGAGAAGAAGTCAGAATGGCTGACCCAAATTCCTGATTTAAGCGAGGTGAACGAAGAAGATGTCAAAGAACGGATGGGAGTAGGCAACTTCTCACCATCAGTGACTAAACTTCGCCCAACTGAGCCAGAGCCGATTGATTGGAGTCAAGTCGACACCAAAGAAAGCAATATCGTTTGGGTTGCCCTGATTGCACTACTTTTGGTACTAGGGAGCTTGGTGTGGCTGGGGTAA
- a CDS encoding Npun_F5560 family protein: protein MDYSQPHISSRDVQSEVLQLNQQLQMRDQLVDQLSTELYRLIKANPAALPPAQGLTPAAPALPMQTSPARQNSTGDLTALESQIEFYQTQIDKRDTQIAHLQSSCQSLSERNQMLEHVIQELPEVYRQKFSNRLNHVKTKVKSLQLENRRLYSALQDSNSPSTTDRMSLPARSKAARERTP, encoded by the coding sequence GTGGATTATTCCCAACCCCATATCTCTTCCAGAGATGTTCAATCTGAAGTCCTACAGTTGAACCAACAATTACAAATGCGCGATCAGTTAGTGGATCAGCTTTCAACTGAGCTGTACCGACTCATTAAGGCCAATCCTGCAGCACTCCCACCAGCCCAGGGGCTAACCCCAGCCGCCCCAGCACTGCCGATGCAAACCTCCCCAGCCCGCCAGAACAGTACAGGGGACTTGACCGCATTGGAATCCCAAATCGAGTTTTATCAAACACAAATTGATAAACGAGATACCCAAATTGCGCATCTACAAAGCTCTTGTCAAAGTCTGAGTGAGCGCAACCAAATGCTGGAGCATGTCATTCAAGAATTACCTGAAGTCTATCGCCAGAAATTTTCCAATCGACTCAATCATGTCAAAACTAAAGTGAAATCTCTGCAGCTGGAAAATCGCAGATTATACTCCGCCTTACAGGATTCTAACTCCCCCTCAACAACCGATAGAATGTCCTTACCTGCTCGCAGCAAAGCCGCCCGAGAACGGACACCCTAA
- a CDS encoding UDP-glucuronic acid decarboxylase family protein: MRILVTGGAGFIGSHLIDRLMADDHEVICLDNFYTGRKHNVLKWLNNPKFEIIRHDVTEPIRLEVDQIYHLACPASPVHYQYNPVKTIKTNVMGTLIMLGLAKRIKARFLLASTSEVYGDPEVHPQTEEYRGNVNPIGIRSCYDEGKRVAETLAFDYHRQNNVDIRVARIFNTYGPRMLEQDGRVVSNFVVQALKGIPLTVYGSGKQTRSFCYVSDLVDGLMRLMNGNSIGPINLGNPDEYTVLELAQTVQSMVNPDAAIEYKPLPEDDPQQRQPDITKARTELGWQPTIPLKDGLERTIEHFRARL, from the coding sequence ATGAGAATATTGGTCACCGGTGGTGCTGGTTTTATTGGATCTCACTTAATTGACCGCTTAATGGCAGACGATCACGAAGTGATTTGTTTGGATAACTTTTATACAGGACGCAAACATAACGTTCTCAAATGGTTAAACAATCCCAAGTTTGAAATTATTCGCCATGATGTAACAGAGCCGATCCGCCTGGAAGTGGACCAAATTTATCATTTAGCATGCCCTGCATCTCCCGTTCACTATCAATATAATCCCGTCAAAACGATTAAAACGAACGTGATGGGGACATTGATCATGCTAGGGCTAGCTAAACGGATTAAAGCTCGATTTCTCTTGGCTTCTACATCAGAAGTCTATGGGGATCCAGAAGTACACCCTCAAACTGAAGAATATCGGGGAAATGTTAATCCCATCGGCATCCGGAGCTGCTATGACGAAGGTAAACGAGTCGCTGAGACCCTAGCCTTTGATTATCATCGTCAAAATAATGTGGATATCCGGGTCGCTCGTATTTTCAACACCTACGGCCCCCGGATGCTGGAGCAAGATGGGCGAGTCGTGAGTAATTTTGTCGTCCAAGCGTTAAAAGGTATCCCTTTAACCGTCTATGGCTCCGGCAAACAAACCCGTAGCTTCTGCTATGTCTCCGATTTAGTTGATGGACTGATGCGATTAATGAATGGGAACAGTATTGGTCCCATCAATTTGGGTAACCCCGATGAATATACGGTGTTAGAGTTGGCCCAGACGGTTCAATCCATGGTCAATCCTGATGCAGCCATTGAATATAAACCTTTACCAGAAGACGATCCACAACAACGTCAGCCGGATATTACCAAAGCTCGAACAGAATTAGGATGGCAACCCACCATTCCGTTAAAAGATGGTTTAGAACGCACCATTGAACATTTTCGAGCTCGGCTTTAG
- a CDS encoding UDP-glucose/GDP-mannose dehydrogenase family protein, whose amino-acid sequence MKVCVIGTGYVGLVTGACLARIGHHVICVDNNEEKVKVMQAGQSPIFEPGLSEILRESIDAGNIEFTTDLKAGVEHGDILFIAVGTPALPTGESDTRYVEAVARGIGSHLTGDYKVIVNKSTVPIGSGDWVKMIVLEGLAEAKKQAGGAVDTSNLDSKGLFDVVSNPEFLREGSAVFDTFNPDRIVLGGADPNAIAKMQQLYEPIVKRQFAEDQSLPPVPVVVTDLSSAEMVKYAANAFLATKISFINEVANICDRVGADVVQVGKGIGLDSRIGSKFLQAGLGWGGSCFPKDVSALVHTATDYGYEAILLESTIKVNRHQRVIVIEKLQQTLKILKGKTVGLLGLTFKPDTDDMRDAPALTLIDELNRLGAKVKAYDPLLSQSGSSHGLSNVSVETDVERLADHCDALVLVTDWEVFETLDYKRMAELMTHPVLIDGRNFLNRKMLEEAGFQYVGIGH is encoded by the coding sequence ATGAAAGTCTGTGTGATTGGAACAGGTTATGTCGGTCTGGTGACTGGCGCTTGTTTAGCTCGCATTGGTCATCACGTCATTTGTGTTGATAACAACGAAGAAAAAGTCAAAGTCATGCAGGCTGGCCAGTCTCCTATTTTTGAGCCTGGTTTATCGGAAATTCTGCGTGAGTCCATTGATGCTGGCAATATTGAGTTCACAACGGACTTAAAGGCTGGCGTTGAACATGGCGACATCTTATTTATTGCTGTGGGCACCCCTGCACTGCCCACGGGCGAAAGTGACACTCGCTATGTTGAGGCGGTCGCCAGAGGCATTGGCTCCCACTTAACAGGCGACTATAAAGTCATTGTCAATAAATCAACGGTCCCCATTGGATCGGGTGACTGGGTCAAGATGATTGTGCTAGAAGGCTTAGCCGAAGCTAAAAAACAGGCTGGAGGTGCCGTCGATACGTCTAATTTAGACAGCAAAGGCTTGTTTGATGTCGTCAGCAATCCCGAATTCCTCCGGGAAGGCTCTGCCGTCTTTGACACCTTTAACCCCGATCGCATCGTCTTAGGGGGGGCCGATCCCAATGCGATCGCAAAAATGCAGCAACTCTACGAACCGATCGTCAAACGACAGTTCGCCGAAGATCAGTCCCTCCCGCCCGTACCAGTAGTTGTCACTGATCTCAGCTCTGCTGAAATGGTGAAGTATGCTGCGAACGCCTTTTTGGCCACCAAAATCAGCTTTATCAATGAGGTCGCTAATATTTGCGATCGCGTGGGTGCTGACGTCGTCCAAGTCGGTAAAGGTATTGGTTTAGACTCCCGAATTGGCAGTAAATTTCTCCAAGCTGGCCTCGGCTGGGGAGGCTCCTGCTTCCCGAAAGACGTTTCAGCCTTGGTGCATACTGCCACGGACTATGGCTATGAAGCCATCTTGCTAGAGTCCACTATCAAAGTGAACCGGCATCAGCGGGTGATCGTGATTGAGAAACTGCAGCAAACCCTGAAGATTCTGAAGGGTAAAACCGTGGGTCTGTTGGGTTTAACCTTTAAGCCCGATACAGATGACATGAGGGATGCGCCAGCCCTCACCCTGATTGATGAACTCAATCGCCTAGGAGCCAAAGTGAAGGCCTATGACCCCTTGCTATCCCAAAGTGGATCGAGTCATGGTCTATCCAACGTCAGCGTAGAAACTGATGTGGAACGTTTGGCCGATCATTGCGACGCACTAGTGCTTGTCACTGATTGGGAAGTCTTTGAAACGCTGGATTATAAGCGGATGGCGGAACTGATGACCCACCCTGTGCTCATCGATGGCCGTAACTTCCTCAATCGCAAGATGCTGGAAGAAGCTGGCTTTCAATATGTTGGCATAGGTCACTAA
- a CDS encoding M15 family metallopeptidase: MPISKPYLQMPIVESGETLLPIPQDRFAFETPHPYQVLGAPYEQASPYFLRESVLEALQSAQGYLQQLQPHWQIMIFDAYRPIAVQTFMVNFTYAQVLQEKGWQPETLSPSQKEEAWQEVYGLWAPPNVDPKSPPPHSTGAAVDITLFDWTTNEPVFMGSEIDELSARSHPHYFADLAANPQTSPNEKRLAEQADQNRRIMCEAMQKVGFQRHQQEWWHFSLGDQMWAWLNQLEQPHLTFKARYGRIEPVGS; the protein is encoded by the coding sequence ATGCCAATCAGCAAGCCTTATTTGCAAATGCCGATTGTTGAATCGGGGGAGACCCTACTACCCATTCCCCAGGATCGCTTTGCCTTTGAAACTCCTCACCCTTATCAAGTTTTAGGTGCCCCCTATGAGCAGGCCTCTCCCTATTTTCTCCGGGAGAGTGTGCTAGAAGCTCTCCAATCTGCCCAAGGCTATCTCCAGCAGCTTCAGCCCCACTGGCAAATTATGATCTTTGATGCCTACCGCCCCATTGCGGTGCAGACCTTTATGGTGAATTTCACCTATGCTCAAGTTCTCCAAGAGAAAGGCTGGCAACCAGAAACCTTATCGCCCAGTCAGAAAGAAGAAGCATGGCAGGAGGTATATGGGTTATGGGCGCCTCCTAATGTGGATCCTAAATCACCTCCCCCTCACAGTACGGGTGCTGCGGTAGATATCACCCTGTTTGATTGGACAACTAACGAACCTGTATTTATGGGGTCAGAGATTGATGAATTGTCGGCGCGATCGCATCCCCACTACTTTGCGGATCTTGCCGCCAATCCTCAAACCTCACCCAACGAAAAACGGCTTGCCGAGCAAGCCGATCAGAACCGTAGGATTATGTGTGAAGCCATGCAAAAGGTAGGCTTTCAGCGCCATCAACAAGAGTGGTGGCATTTTTCCTTAGGCGATCAGATGTGGGCCTGGCTCAATCAACTTGAACAGCCCCATCTCACCTTTAAGGCGCGCTATGGCCGCATCGAGCCAGTTGGATCTTAA
- a CDS encoding pentapeptide repeat-containing protein — translation MTEVHKWSNRNLRNRSFRGQNLQQANFSGSDLRGCSFDLAQLKGANFDRARVGYGPESILIGLLVVIDFVGLAFYAMSQMLFGGLGVTAEVSTYPYLMALLGFLASAGISSAICPRRRRVKPIAALTIGALLGFFYGGVMLKNDPQAAVMTACIAGAFTVVMSAFTRTRLVTLAIYTVGGCAAYGFCFFSGTRASSLLNVQQLVAGVGWSVLCLVFLGITLQVIANLLLELKDFAHTSWRGADLSDVNLGDIQLDSYKRNRYGLPSERARTREPANSTSSG, via the coding sequence ATGACTGAAGTACACAAGTGGTCTAACCGGAACCTCCGGAATCGTTCCTTTCGAGGTCAGAATTTACAGCAGGCCAATTTTAGTGGTTCTGATCTTCGAGGATGTAGTTTCGATTTGGCTCAATTAAAAGGGGCCAATTTTGATCGAGCTAGGGTAGGTTATGGTCCTGAATCTATCTTAATCGGTCTATTGGTCGTGATCGATTTTGTAGGGCTGGCCTTTTATGCCATGAGTCAGATGCTCTTTGGGGGATTGGGAGTCACTGCTGAGGTGTCAACCTATCCTTACCTCATGGCCTTGCTAGGGTTTCTAGCTAGTGCAGGTATCAGTAGTGCGATTTGTCCCCGTAGACGACGAGTAAAGCCCATCGCAGCTCTGACCATAGGGGCGCTATTAGGCTTTTTCTATGGTGGGGTCATGCTGAAGAATGATCCTCAGGCTGCAGTTATGACTGCCTGTATTGCGGGAGCCTTCACAGTTGTAATGAGTGCTTTTACCAGGACTCGGCTGGTCACCCTAGCAATTTATACCGTCGGTGGTTGTGCGGCTTATGGGTTTTGCTTTTTTAGTGGTACCCGAGCTAGTAGCCTGTTGAATGTCCAACAACTCGTGGCAGGGGTTGGTTGGAGTGTACTCTGTCTCGTCTTTTTGGGGATAACGCTCCAAGTGATTGCCAATCTTTTACTCGAACTGAAAGACTTTGCCCACACTTCATGGCGAGGAGCAGATTTATCAGATGTCAATTTAGGTGACATCCAGTTAGACAGCTACAAAAGAAATCGGTATGGATTACCCAGTGAACGGGCGAGAACTAGAGAGCCTGCAAACTCTACGTCATCGGGGTAG
- a CDS encoding phosphodiester glycosidase family protein, producing MQRLKIWGWAAICFSLLTPLYCYGRSQWQRPAQTPQIQQLFAGITYQRQVHSSPRPYIVHIAKINLTHPGIRLIATPGQPADDDNEFHAEPTSAFLTQFRLQLAMNAGYFYHFTEKTPWDYAPHVGGRVNVLGQSISMGQQYSPPQKTWPVLCFDQNQQGTIVETGRCPPDTLHAVAGNYILRPDQPLKLDPDKPYARSIAALDQAGTTLWLIVVDGKQPDYSEGATLADIEQLIKKLGADVAINLDGGGSATLVTSTRSGAKLLNAPIHGKWPMNERPVATHLGIYASPIGEMADAKLDSGQP from the coding sequence ATGCAACGATTAAAAATTTGGGGATGGGCAGCCATCTGTTTTAGTTTACTAACCCCTTTGTACTGTTATGGCAGATCACAATGGCAACGTCCGGCCCAAACCCCTCAAATACAGCAATTGTTTGCCGGTATTACTTACCAACGGCAAGTTCATAGTTCTCCTCGCCCCTATATCGTTCATATTGCCAAAATTAATCTCACCCATCCTGGTATTAGATTAATCGCAACCCCAGGGCAGCCTGCAGACGATGACAATGAATTCCATGCCGAACCCACCTCAGCCTTTCTCACCCAATTTCGCCTGCAGTTGGCCATGAATGCAGGCTATTTCTACCATTTCACCGAAAAAACCCCTTGGGATTATGCACCGCATGTTGGCGGTCGGGTGAATGTATTAGGGCAGTCCATCAGCATGGGACAACAATATTCTCCTCCTCAGAAAACGTGGCCTGTCCTCTGCTTTGATCAAAACCAGCAGGGCACAATTGTGGAAACAGGACGTTGTCCACCTGACACTCTCCATGCTGTAGCTGGCAACTATATCCTTCGCCCTGATCAACCACTAAAGTTAGACCCAGATAAACCCTATGCCCGTTCCATCGCGGCATTAGACCAAGCTGGGACAACCCTCTGGCTGATAGTAGTGGATGGCAAACAGCCCGACTACAGTGAAGGAGCAACCCTTGCTGATATTGAGCAACTGATCAAAAAACTTGGAGCTGATGTTGCAATCAACCTTGATGGTGGCGGATCCGCCACCTTAGTAACATCTACCAGATCCGGAGCAAAACTTTTGAATGCGCCGATCCATGGCAAATGGCCCATGAATGAACGGCCCGTTGCTACCCATTTAGGTATCTATGCCTCACCCATAGGGGAAATGGCTGATGCCAAACTAGATTCTGGACAGCCCTGA
- a CDS encoding CAP domain-containing protein, giving the protein MLEAHNQWRQRTGIPPLTWSDDLATHAQAWANHLANDNFRLYHRPNNPYGENLTWAAHQQLSPTQVVNMWGDEIKHYDYETNRCSGVCGHYTQLVWQKTTEVGCANIRSGSQEIWVCNYNPPGNYRGQKPYQTVLKSDPAKQILKQTISRSGLQTQLEVGQENVFRHTP; this is encoded by the coding sequence ATGCTGGAGGCTCATAATCAATGGCGTCAGCGAACGGGTATTCCCCCGCTCACTTGGTCGGATGATTTGGCAACCCATGCCCAAGCCTGGGCTAATCATTTAGCTAACGATAATTTTCGGCTCTACCACCGTCCTAATAATCCCTACGGTGAGAACTTAACGTGGGCGGCTCACCAACAACTGTCACCGACCCAAGTGGTGAATATGTGGGGGGATGAAATCAAGCACTATGATTACGAGACCAATCGCTGCTCGGGGGTCTGTGGTCACTATACTCAGCTGGTTTGGCAGAAAACGACGGAAGTGGGTTGTGCCAATATTCGCTCTGGTTCTCAAGAAATTTGGGTGTGCAATTACAACCCACCTGGCAACTATCGAGGCCAAAAACCCTATCAAACGGTTCTCAAATCTGATCCAGCAAAACAGATTCTGAAGCAGACTATATCCCGATCAGGGCTACAAACCCAGCTAGAGGTTGGACAGGAGAATGTTTTTCGGCATACTCCCTAA